A window of Zonotrichia leucophrys gambelii isolate GWCS_2022_RI chromosome 6, RI_Zleu_2.0, whole genome shotgun sequence genomic DNA:
AGAtcaggcccatctacaccatGACTGGACTTTCTGAGCAAAACTCCAGCCTTCTGCAGGATCACTGATCCAACACAACCACACCTGTCagtgcaggagggctgcagccaccattgAATGGGACTGCGACCACCACCCTGACCCAGAGGGTGTCAGGGCATTTTCTGACCCAGGCAgtagggcttttttttgttcctatgattacatttgtatttttagttcTCCTAGTCAACAAGTGTTTTTCTgactcccatatctttgccgGAGagctttttcatttcaaaactaTAATAACGCAGAGGCAGGGGggttacattttccatttcagggaaGGCTCTTGCCTTTCTTAACAGACACCTGTCTTGCCAAACCAAGACATCAGGAGAAGCCTTTGTGCCTCTGCGCCCCgaggccctgcccggctccccggCACTCACCGGGAACTGTAGCTGCTGCCGTCCCCCCAGTGCAGGCGCTCGCCCCGTCTGCGCAGCCCGAGCCAGAAATCGCCGTTCCCGCGGAGGCGGAAGAGCAAATCCTGCCCAGGAGAGAGGAGTgggagctgccccggcccctcGGGGGGACAcgtgcccggggctgcccccgcACGCcggggctccttccctgcaaggCCCCGGCCCAGGGCTGCACCCCGGCCCTATGAGCACCGAGCCCGGCCCAGGAGCGCCCCCAGGCTGCCCTCAGCCACCCCACACCGCCCGCAGCCCCTCACTCACCATGGCCTCCTCATCCTTGGCAATGGCCAGGGAGGCATTGAGCTCGGAGCACCGTTCCTGACCCTGCTCCCATGTGCCATAATCCTTTGACAAGTAGTAGCAGACCCCCTTGTGCCCAATCCAGTCATGGGGACAGCACAGAACCAACAGTGGAGTCGCAGGTGTGACTGGaacctgtggtgctgcagggggaAGAGCAGAAGGTCTGAGCATtcccctgtgcagggagcagggagcccgCTCTGCCCCGAGAGGCTGGGCCCACGCTGCTGCCCCTCCCTtacctgccagcacagccaaggccgcccccaaagccagcaccagcaccaggagcagcagaatcaGCACCGCCGTGCCCACGGGATGGCGCCTGAACTGttcacctggagcaggaaagagctgctggctgccagaaGCAGAGCCGGCCCTGCAATCTGCTCAGCCCAcggccagggagcagagcagggagccctgAGGCAGTGTGGGCCTCCCTcagctggcagccagagagccaagagcctggccacaggcagggacacagctgtgggcacaggctgcagcaggagaactgCACAGCcttgggggcagctggggctcttGCTTCCAGCCACGGATGGGGCCCAGCAGAGCACGAGGCCTCTTCCAGACATCGGGAAACAGCCACACAcgtgccagccctggccttgggaggggacacgggcacctgcctggagggcacaggggtggccCTGTACTCACCCAAGAATCCTGAGCAGctctttttgtgttcattgcCCGTTGCTGCTGTACTCTGGGGAGCCAGGGGCTCCCTCACACTCGCATCCCTGGTGCAGAATCCATTCTTCACATCTGCACTCACTGCACACTCACAAGTGGCATCCCCCTGCTTATGCCAAGAGGCTTCTTGGGCCCCAAACAAGTGTGGAAGCGCGGCTGCTGGTCCCTCCTGGAGATGCCGGGGGCCATTAGCAAGTCTAACAATGGACTCCATGGATTCTCTCTTCTGCTCACAGCCGGCATTTCTTCACCTGGATCAAATAGCACCTTGCTCCCGAGACATCAGGAGTGCTGCTGACACATCCTTTGGGAGCTCGGCCTGGGGAACAGCTTTCCAGCCGCGCTGATGGCACCCTGAAAGGGACACGATGAGAGGTCGCTGCCGGTGCCGGCCGTGCGGGGGCTCAGGAGGgcggtggcagctgtggctgcgcTGTCGCCGCTGCCCAGAGGTGCGGCAGCAGGTGCGGAGACAAGCGCAGCCTCCGGCAGCTCTGCGGTGGCCGCAGCCGCGgcccctgtggctctgcagccgctgcagcccagctccgggccgggccgggcgctgaGAGCGCCTGCGAGCTgccggctgctgctggcccgGGGCAGCTGCGGCTCGGAGTCCGCCTGCCGAGGGgcaagaagcagcagccccgggctgcTCACCGTTGTGCCCCGCATGATTCCTTGCCCCGGCGCCTCGGAGCCCGGGCACACCGAGCGCCGGCACGGCCGCTGcggctccctgcctgggcacacgGAGCGGCTGCCGGCACACAGGGCAGCGCCGAGAAGCCTCGGCCCCGGAGCAGGCAGGATGCGCCGCTTGGTGCCCGCACTCGGCGCCTGCAGCGCTTTGGGCTCTGAGGCACGTTCAAGTTCATGCCGTGCCAGCCCCGAGCCGGGCACGGACACCTCCCGCCCCAGCAGCGGCCTCCAGCCCGGTGCCGCATGGGCGGGAACGGTCCCGGGCACGGAGCAGCCGCCTCCGTCCTAGCGAGAGCAGCCGGGATGAGTCATCGCTGCCGCGGCACCGGCTCCATCCCGGCCATCGGGCACGGAGGAGAGCGCGGGCAGCCGCTCCCTCGGCTGCGATGCCAGCGCAGGGGGCACACGGGGGAAGCCGGCATCAGGAGCTCGCCAGAACCCCCCGGCCCTCACCGCGGCCCCTCCGCCCGCAGCGAGCCCCGAGCTGGGGCAGCACCGACCGCGGGTCCCACCTGAGCtggagccgccgccgctccggTCCCAGTCAGGCACACGTggagccgccgctgccgctgcaGTTTCGATCTTTTGGGCGAGTGATGGTTTCTGGCCTATTTTCCTGCGACTGGCTGGAGTGCAGCCAATCATGGTGCGGTCTTTTTGCTCCCCGGTCCCACCGCCGTCCCCTCTTTCCGGCGCTGCCCGGTGCCTTCTCCGGGATCGCTTCCTTCACCGTTGTGCCGTCTGGCGGAGCCCGGATTGGGGGATCTGAACCCAAGTCTCTTTCGCTCGGCTGAGCGCAATGTAAAACCCACTGTGGGCGGCGGAACGGCGTAGCTCACCCGGGGCTACCCCTCGGTACCGCCAGGGCATTCCCCACTCCCGGGGATTCGACTTTAACTGGCAGCGTGTGAGGGGAAACCGGAGTCGGGAATCGAGGAGCGTGT
This region includes:
- the LOC135449394 gene encoding C-type lectin domain family 2 member D-like isoform X1; the encoded protein is MESIVRLANGPRHLQEGPAAALPHLFGAQEASWHKQGDATCECAVSADVKNGFCTRDASVREPLAPQSTAATGNEHKKSCSGFLGEQFRRHPVGTAVLILLLLVLVLALGAALAVLAAPQVPVTPATPLLVLCCPHDWIGHKGVCYYLSKDYGTWEQGQERCSELNASLAIAKDEEAMDLLFRLRGNGDFWLGLRRRGERLHWGDGSSYSSRVPVFGNSECVYLADERLKSDNCSSERPYLCCKAQAPL
- the LOC135449394 gene encoding C-type lectin domain family 2 member D11-like isoform X2, with protein sequence MESIVRLANGPRHLQEGPAAALPHLFGAQEASWHKQGDATCECAVSADVKNGFCTRDASVREPLAPQSTAATGNEHKKSCSGFLGEQFRRHPVGTAVLILLLLVLVLALGAALAVLAAPQVPVTPATPLLVLCCPHDWIGHKGVCYYLSKDYGTWEQGQERCSELNASLAIAKDEEAMDLLSRLCGNFGYWLGLRRRGERLHWGDGSSYSSR